Proteins encoded by one window of Candidatus Neomarinimicrobiota bacterium:
- a CDS encoding sterol desaturase family protein translates to MVAIPIFSILIGIEIIAAKRMGIQVNNPADMISSLSSGITNTVRDGLKYGLIIISYSWLVDHIVIYKMDPVWAAVTVAFIVQDFTGYWLHRLNHRVNIFWNRHIIHHSSEEFNLACALRQSISDTVKFGAIFMIPAAILGVPASIFAVIGPIHLFLQFWYHTRLINKMGWLEKVIVTPSHHRVHHGINPEYLDKNYSAIFIIWDKLFGTFQPELADVKPVYGILRPANTWNPIIINFKHLWQLIMDAFHAEKWRDKIRIWFMPTGWRPEDVAQNYPVKTIENPLEQIKYKTVNSPLLIIWGWLQMFITFGFMFHLFIISTQFGPTIIFLYALFLFINVFAYTSLLDGNDLALYTEIIKFIMGLGFIWIQNFSWFGTSGISTIIMGVYLILSLGITIYSLIVEPKSPQLKTT, encoded by the coding sequence ATGGTTGCCATACCCATTTTTTCAATTTTGATTGGGATTGAAATAATTGCGGCTAAAAGAATGGGAATCCAAGTAAACAATCCGGCAGACATGATTTCCAGTTTAAGTTCAGGCATCACCAATACAGTCCGGGATGGGCTTAAATATGGTCTTATAATAATCAGTTATTCATGGCTGGTTGATCACATAGTCATTTATAAAATGGACCCCGTTTGGGCGGCGGTTACCGTTGCATTTATTGTGCAGGATTTTACGGGATATTGGTTACATCGCTTAAATCACCGTGTCAATATTTTTTGGAATCGCCACATTATTCATCACAGCAGTGAAGAATTCAACTTGGCTTGCGCCCTTCGCCAATCTATTTCTGATACCGTTAAATTTGGCGCAATTTTCATGATTCCCGCCGCAATCCTTGGCGTTCCCGCTTCCATCTTTGCGGTCATAGGGCCCATTCATTTATTCCTTCAATTCTGGTATCACACCCGTTTAATTAATAAAATGGGCTGGCTGGAAAAAGTGATTGTTACCCCTTCCCACCATCGCGTTCATCATGGTATTAATCCAGAATATTTAGATAAGAATTATAGCGCAATCTTTATTATTTGGGATAAACTTTTTGGCACATTCCAGCCGGAGTTGGCTGATGTAAAACCAGTGTATGGCATTCTTCGCCCTGCCAATACATGGAATCCCATTATCATAAATTTTAAACATCTTTGGCAGTTAATCATGGATGCCTTTCATGCAGAAAAATGGCGGGATAAAATCCGGATCTGGTTTATGCCCACAGGCTGGCGGCCGGAAGATGTGGCACAAAATTATCCAGTTAAAACAATCGAAAACCCATTGGAACAAATCAAATACAAAACAGTGAATTCACCCCTCCTCATCATTTGGGGATGGCTTCAAATGTTTATTACCTTTGGATTTATGTTCCATTTGTTCATCATTAGCACACAGTTCGGGCCGACAATAATATTTTTATACGCATTATTTTTATTCATTAATGTTTTCGCATACACATCATTGTTGGATGGTAATGATCTTGCACTTTATACCGAGATAATTAAATTCATTATGGGATTGGGCTTTATTTGGATCCAGAATTTTTCATGGTTTGGAACAAGCGGAATATCCACAATCATTATGGGCGTTTATTTGATTTTGTCCTTAGGAATCACTATTTATTCTTTAATAGTCGAACCGAAATCTCCTCAACTAAAAACCACTTGA